A single genomic interval of Lathyrus oleraceus cultivar Zhongwan6 chromosome 7, CAAS_Psat_ZW6_1.0, whole genome shotgun sequence harbors:
- the LOC127103171 gene encoding secreted RxLR effector protein 161-like produces the protein MDDSTPASSHVELNLKLEKHVEEDKVDKTLFKQIVGSLRYVCNIQPDIGFSVGSVRRYMSEPRVSNMKIARRILRYLKRSINYGILFPRDSESKEDEITFYLDVGWCGDEEDQRSTIGYFFQVFGAPISLCSRKQHVVALPSCEAEYIT, from the coding sequence ATGGATGATTCGACTCCTGCATCTTCGCATGTCGAACTAAATTTGAAGTTGGAAAAACATGTAGAGGAAGACAAAGTCGATAaaactttgttcaaacaaattgtcGGATCTCTGAGATATGTGTGTAACATTCAACCTGATATAGGTTTCTCAGTCGGATCAGTAAGAAGATACATGAGTGAACCAAGAGTGTCAAACATGAAGATTGCAAGAAGAATCCTGAGATACTTAAAACGATCGATAAATTATGGAATTCTATTTCCACGAGATTCTGAAAGCAAGGAAGATGAGATTACTTTCTATTTAGATGTTGGTTGGTGTGGAGATGAGGAAGATCAAAGAAGCACAATTGgttatttctttcaagtatttggtgccCCAATCTCATTGTGCTCTAGAAAGCAACATGTGGTAGCATTGCCGTCGTGTGAGGCTGAATATATAACATAA